In one Nostoc cf. commune SO-36 genomic region, the following are encoded:
- a CDS encoding helix-turn-helix domain-containing protein, with product MTIKKPLVIEQPELGRLIHELRTVTGLTQEQFATHLGVTYSTVNRWENKRSKLSPMAMQRVEKLLEEMGDQGQKLLTKYQSN from the coding sequence ATGACTATCAAAAAACCTTTGGTAATCGAACAACCAGAACTGGGACGGCTCATACATGAACTTCGCACTGTAACGGGTTTAACCCAAGAACAATTTGCAACACATTTGGGCGTTACTTATTCCACAGTTAATCGTTGGGAAAATAAACGCTCTAAGTTATCACCGATGGCTATGCAGAGGGTTGAAAAACTTCTAGAAGAGATGGGTGATCAGGGGCAAAAACTGTTAACCAAATATCAATCAAATTAG
- the ybaK gene encoding Cys-tRNA(Pro) deacylase has translation MKTNAARLLDKLGIPYQILTYEVDPADLAAESTAHKVSLPPEQVFKTLVVRGDTTGICFAVVPGNAQLDLKALARISGNRKVETVALKEVQQLTGYIRGGVTALASKKDYPVYLDETAILFEQITVSGGMRGILLLLSPSDYLRAVSGTLGAILQN, from the coding sequence ATGAAAACTAATGCTGCTCGGCTACTTGATAAACTAGGTATTCCCTACCAAATTCTCACTTATGAAGTAGATCCCGCCGATCTCGCTGCTGAGAGTACAGCACACAAAGTTAGTCTTCCGCCAGAGCAAGTTTTTAAGACTCTAGTAGTCAGAGGCGACACAACAGGTATCTGTTTCGCTGTTGTGCCGGGAAATGCTCAGTTAGACTTAAAAGCCTTAGCGCGGATTTCAGGAAACCGCAAGGTTGAGACAGTTGCTCTGAAGGAAGTGCAGCAACTAACAGGATATATCCGTGGGGGTGTAACAGCTTTAGCCAGTAAAAAAGACTATCCAGTTTACCTTGATGAAACAGCAATCTTATTCGAGCAGATCACTGTTTCTGGTGGGATGCGAGGGATACTGCTTCTGCTATCGCCATCTGACTATTTACGTGCTGTCAGTGGTACTTTGGGAGCAATTCTACAAAATTAG